TCAGCCACTTTTACATTCCAAACAATATTTGCCTTTTTCTTCATAATATCTACTACACCTTTCGCATTAGAAAAAACACATAGTTACCTCCATCTATTTTGTACTGAGTGATTTTAGTAACACATGGATAAAAAAGACACATTTTTTAAGGAGGGTAAAATTGCGCTAATTGCAAAGGTTATGACCAATTTTGACCCTTTTgcgaaaaaataaaaacaaacataCAGAACAGAGGAGAGCTAAGCGCGGGAAAAACAcaaacacccccacactttatGAACTGagaagaaaacaaaccctagaaGAAGAAAAGGCGAATTTTATGATCAGAGAGAAATGGAAGAGAGAAGAGAATTTCCGGGATTTCCCTACGAACCCTACTCCATTCAGCTTGATTTCATGAAGGCCCTTTACCAATCCCTCAATAAAGGTGGTGTTGCCATGCTCGAAAGTCCCACTGGtacatataaattttaaaaaactttatTCTTTTCTTACTCACATTGATTATAATTGTCAATTCTATTTACAGTTATTACTGTTTTAAGTTTATCTTGACATGTTGAAACGGCCTATTTTAGACGGTATATAGTCGGCACCACTAATTTGATATTGAAGTTTGCTAGTGCCCCATATTAGTTTGGGAATTGGActggtggtttgcttatatgtTTGGCAATCCTTTCCTCGGGAGCTAGCTTTTGGGTTTGAGTTAGGGTCAAGTGTGTATCTTAATATTGTATTGGAGTTAGGTCCATTCCTGTTTGGGCTCCTTGTCACGACTCCAATTGAGTTTCGGCATATAGGGGTGCTAGAGTGGGTTAGAGTCCCATATTGGTTGGGTAATTGGActggtggtttgcttatatggagtTTAGCAATCCTTTCCTTgtgagctagcttttgggtttGAGTTAGGCTCAGGCGTCATATCTTAATATTGCATTAGGGTCAGGTCCATTCATGTTTGGGCTCCCTGTCCCGACTCCAATTGAGTTTGGGTATGTAAGGGTGCTAGAGTGGATTAGAGTTCAACATTGGTTGGGCGATAGACATGTGGGTTCCAATTGAGTCTAGGCGTGAAGGGGTGTTAAGAGTGGATTAGAGTTcaacattggttggggaatggacagGTGGTTTatttatatggacttggacaatcctcctcTCATGAGTGATGAGCTAGTTTTTGGGTTGAGTTAGGTCCAGTGTCATATCTTAACAAATTTTATTAATTGCTCGGATATTTCTATATGGTTTGAGTTTAAAATCACTGGATGTCAGTGTACAAACTGTGAAAGGCGTCCTCTCTGCTTCTCTCAAATTCACTTAATTGGGTTTCTTGATCTTTATTCAGGGACTGGTAAAACACTCAGTATAATTTGCAGTGCCCTTCAATGGCTTGTCGATAAAAAGCAACATCAGAAAAACCACGTAGattcttcttcaaatttcagtgggAAGAAAGAAGATGAGTTGGGGGTTGATGATGAACCAGATTGGATGAGGAACTTTGTCATTAAGAATGATACCAAATCGCCCGAAAAGAAGacaaaggaaaagaagaaaatggGGTTCAACAAAAAAATTGATAGGAAAGGGGAAAGGGAAAATGTCAGAGATTTAGTAAGTAACAGAGGTGAGAAGGCGGAAGATACTGACATAGAAAAGGTAAATAATTTACAGACAAAACATGAGGATGAGGGAATGGATGAAGAGGAGTTTTTGGTTGAAGAGTATGAGAGTGAAGATGAAAATGGAGGACGACTGAAAAGGAGGGGTGGTGGGGTGTCAGTTAATTCCTCAAGTGAGGAGGAAAAGGATGAAGATAGCATGGAAGATGAAGAAGACGAGGCTAGACCCAAGATTTACTTTTGCAGCCGGACACATTCACAACTTTCACAATTCATAAAGGAGTTGAGGAAGACTAAATTTGCAGATGAAGTAAAGGTTGTATGTTTAGGGTCTAGGAAGAATTTCTGCATTAATCAAGGTACTCAAGATAAGTCTGCCTTTTCAGCTTGTTGCTGTTTCGTAAGTAAAATTTGTAATCTTGTTGAAGTCTTTTACTGAAACTTTTCAAATGTGTATTTCATGGATCTGTTGGTTTTCATTTCAGAGGTGTTGAAGCTAGGAAGCTCCACTCAGATAAATGAGAGATGTTTGGAGCTtcaaaaaagtagaaagaaagaaatttctaaAAAGTCTAAAACAAAGGTATTCCTAGCTGGATTCTCGACTCGATTCTATTGACGCATGTGAGTGTTCTTGTTAATGTATAGATGCTGAAGTGAAAAAACATTTACAGGACAAACTGTATAAATGTGTTGATAGGGGTTGTATATTAAGCAAGACTTCTTTCTTGGCATCTCTGCCATAAGCTGATTTAGGGATCCATTCTGGTAGTATTAAAATGTAACTATTCTCAACATACTTTTCCCAGTTCGATAgtgtgagaaataatggagaaaaatattattgaattgttgttacTACATTATTgcattgaggccctatttatagacactccTAATAGGATACTACgttacaatccttttcctaataggattctatatgctattcctattcctactcatattctaacactccccctcaagatggtgcatagaagacatatgtaccaagcttgttagggatgtaactaatatgagaatcggtgagggacttggtgaagttatctgcaagaaaactgataaggactGCTTTGGACGTCTAGGAAACCTCAATTGAAACGGAACAAACTGAAAAAATGATctgaaaagtagtaaatattgcCGTAAAGTCGATGTGTCGCTGGAAAATTGCCGAAAACTGGTATATAATATACgggtcatctcgaaatcaagagaagagtagatcttgaacatgaAAGTCATCGGAAACTTAGCCGAAACATGCTCACACGtcggattattagatttgatggctgaaaagtgactacaatctgaggaaaaaaaagtatatgggtagggtcggaaggATGTCAAAAGAGAAATAtgtgtagggtcggaatgatggtaCAACCCTATTgggaaatagaaattatatgagtaGGGTCGGAATAACGGCACGATCctactggaaaagagaaattatatgggcagggtcggaatgatggcacgaccctactgaaaaagattTGAGGAGTCACCGGAAAGACGTACAGAACTATGTAAATTAAATCTGAGGAGTCACATGCAtggtgctatgcaactcagatatgagacaGTAGTCCagaaagatgcacggtgctacgcaaatcagatatgagaaaatagtcaccgaAAAAAAGTACGgtgctaagaaaaatagatatgaaaaagtagtAACCGGACAGATGCATGGTGCTATacaaagatatgagaaaatagttactagaaagatacacagtgagtcagtgacccaacttttgctaacataatcattgccagacgggcggcatatatggattatagccgcccgccggcagcggaaactctttgattctttaccaagatcgtggaagctctgataccatgtgagaaataatggagacaaatattattgaattgttgttactacattattacattgaggccttagttatagacactatattccaatccttttcctaataggatactacgttacaatttttttcctaatagGATACTACGTTACAATTCTTTTCCTAATAGGattctatatgctattcctattcctactcatattatAACAGATAGGTTACATAACATGAAGTTAGAaaccttttaaaatttttgtcatAATTTACCCTATAATTGGATGCTCACTGAGGATTACGATTCTAATGCTGCTCAAAAACATGTTGTGATAGAATCAGTGTTACAATACTTTGACATAATCATTAATGATTACTTGACTTGTTACTTTAAGGAAGTCATGTACTATGTATTTGTTTAGATTGAGCATGTGATAAATACTATTGTACTCCCAAAATAGAACTTTTAACTTCATTTGCAAACTTACATGCAGAACACCGGAGCTGGTGGCAGAGTGAGGAGGTCAAAAACTTCCTCAGGATGCCCAATGCTTAGAAATCACAAAAGAGGAAAAGAATTCCGAAGTGAGGCTTCTCAACAAGGGCCTCTGGATATTGAGGATCTTGTTCAGATTGGACATGACTTTAAAACTTGTCCTTACTACGGCTCAAGAAGCTTGGTACACACAGCAGATCTTGTGGTTCTCCCTTATCAATCTCTTCTATCAAAATCATCACGTGAATCACTTGGTTTAAGTTTAAAAGATAGCGTTATTGTCGTAGATGAAGCTCATAATTTAGCTGATTCTCTTGTCAGCATGTACAACTCAAAAATTACACTCTCACaggtaagaaaatatttttaatcattgcCATCAGACACTCAGAACCATCCCATCTTGCACTAATATTCTTTACCTTGTGTCTTAATGAAGAAACATCCAATTAATGGATCTGTTTGGTTGCCAGTTGGAACTCGTGCATTCTCACTTGGAGAGTTACTTCATTCACTTTTGCAATCTGTTAGGGCCAGGCAACCGAAGATATATTCAAATAATGATGGTCCTTACTCGGGCTTTTCTACAAGTTTTGCGTAATGAGGATTGCCAAAGCAACTTTGACCCCGTTTCAAATGCTGAGGGAAGTAAAACTGGATTTGAGTCATCCATGGCCATAAACGAGTTCTTATTTTCCCAGAATATTGACAACATAAACCTGTTTAAGCTCGTGCGCTATATTGAAGAAAGCACTATAATGCACAAGGTAGATCATTTCTTACTCTTTACTAGTTATTCATCTAGCTGTATCCCTCTTTAATTTCagttagttttggatttttgggcTCTCAGGTATGTGGATATCGGAATAAATTAGCTTTCTCAGAAGAAGTTTCAGCATCGAAAAATGACGGTGAAAGCAGTCATGATGAAAGTGCTTTATCCGGTTTCCAAGCATTAGTTAGCATATTACTGTCGCTGACAAATAAAGATGGTGATGGAAGAATAATAATATCAAGGACAAAGCCAAAATGCTCCATGGAACAAGGAGGGTTTCTGAAATATGTCATGCTCACAGGAGAAAAGATATTTTCTGAGGTTTGTTAGATACTTCATATTTTTACATCCCAAAATTCCCTCGCGAAGGTGTTCATGGAAAACATTTGGTTCTGCACTGCTACTTGCAGATCTTGAATCAAGCTCATGCTGTCATATTGGCTGGTGGGACTTTGCAACCTATAGAAGAAACAAAAGAACGTCTGTTTCCTTGGTTACCGCCGGATCAGTTGCATTTCTTTTCCTGTGGTCATATCATCCCGTCTGAAAATATTCTACCGATTGTTGTTCCTCAGGGGCCTTCTGGCCACTCTTTTGATTTTAGTTACAGTGTCAGAAGTTCATCAGTCATGGTATGCATAATCTTCCATCACATATTGTTTTAAGTCAAACTTATGCAACAAAATATTCCTATTGCCTAAGAATGTAATGCAAAAATATTGCATAACTTGTGTTATCTCAGCACAGGCCAGATTTCCAGTTTCACTTTAACTTGGCAGTTTAAACAGCAGGTGTCGCTTTGGCATTCAGTTAGAATGTTACCCTGAAATAGACTTCTCATTCTGACATACTCATGAACCTATATTGGCAGATACAAGAATTAGGGCTGTTGATCTCCAATTTGGTAAATATAGTTCCTGAAGGCATGGTTCTTTTCTTCTCATCGTTTGACTACGAAGGCCAGGTCTATGATGCATGGAAGGAGTCGGGCATCATTGGAAGAATTATGAAAAAGAAGCGCATATTTAGAGAGCCTAGAAGTAGTACAGATGTGGAAACTGTTTTGAAGGAATACAAGGAAACAATTGATGCACTGTCCCATAACAGTTCTAAGCGGAACCCAGAATCAAGAAATGGTGCGATTCTCCTTGCTATTGTGGGTGGGAAAGTGTCAGAGGGTATCAACTTCAGTGATGGGATGGGTCGATGCATGGTCATGGTTGGATTGCCCTATCCTAATCCTGCTGACATCGAGTTGATGGAAAGGATTAAACATATCGAAGGATTTGATACTTCTGTTGGTAAGAATACCAAATTTCAGGCTGAAAGGAGCTGGTATAGTGGAGATGCTCAAGCTGGGCTTCACATCCTAAAAAGCTGCAAGCATAGAGGAAAGCAGTATTATGAGAATCTTTGCATGAAAGCTGTGAATCAATCAATTGGTGAGTGCTCCTGTCCAACTACTTGTCTTCGGATAATCATTTATGCATGGAATAGAACTAAAATGATTAAAAAGGCTTTCTTGCAACTTATTTCCCTTGCGTTAACTATGATCTCACTGATTTTCCTTTACTCCCAGAAACCACCCTCAAATAGCTGCAATTTTTACATCTTGGTCCTTAAATATAATGAACTGACATAACCACTTCCAACGTCCTTATGTGGATTTTCTTATTCCAGTGCTTTTTAATTATCTGCTGTAGGTAGAGCAATTCGGCATATTAATGACTATGCTGCCATCCTATTAGTTGATAAACGGTATACATATGATCCTTCTGAAAGAAACTTCTCACACTCAACCAACAAGTTACCACAGTGGATTAAAGGCCATCTTGTTTCTGGAACAAAGAATTATGGAGAACTCCAGAGACTGCTGCATCAATTCTTCAAGTTCCACAAAGGCAAAGAGGACAACCGATAAGAGGTCATGGACAAAATTGCAGACTTCATGAAGTAATGTATTAAGGCACAAGTTTTTATTAAATAGGTTGTGGGTTTATACAGGAATGGACCTTTTGTATCAACTAAAATTGATGCACTAATTTTGGGATGTACAgcaatgataaattatatatattaaattaatctccAAATCATTTTAATTATGACTGTTGTATATGTATTACTGAATTTCCATGTGCATTGATCAAAATTGGTCTGCAATCTATGCTTTTTATTGTTGTATGAGATATGCCAATTGTCaaactcatgtatcttgtaaagAACGGGGCAGCTTTACTGTATTTTTTCTGCTGTAATATATtgtttatgattattttctctctAATTATCAGCATAACAAAAGATGCGCAGAGGCTCAATCCAGTTTAGTCTGTGGCGTCTACTAATTTCatgttctttttgttttgagATTAGGATCTTGTTGTGATgtcattcctttttttttttttcattcatttatacTGGAACCATTGGATTCATTAGATACCGATTCCGATTCATTAGATACCGATTCCGATCTCAAAACGTGTTTTCTCCTCTTTGATTTTCTCAGATCCCATTCCCATCAGTTTAGGCCTCTTATCCTTTTCAACCATCACTATACCAATCTTTTTATAGAAATAGGGTCCCAAAAAATAGCTCCTTCCTTTAAAAGCACTTGACACAACTGATACAAACAGTACTTATTACTCAATTAAAGGGAAATTCTGGCTTTACTTCATGTTATTACTTGGGGCCCAATGGTTTAAAACAGCATCGAGTGTAATTTAGGTCTGCTTAATTATATGTAATTATCACTTTAAAACATCCTTCAATTCACTGCTCAACTTTCCCTTTTACTTTATAATGAATGCTGCAACACTTTCAACAGCATAATAGTCAAAAGATCATCACGGAAATAGAAAAGATATATTAGCAAGAGACCCTACGACTACGAGACAATTGTTCGAATTTCCAGtgaagtgaaaaaaaatattaggtgatttcttctAATTTGTCCAAACCTTGGTGAACAGAGCTACCCGAAATCTTGTTGGTAAGAGACAATATGTACTCTGAAGTTGGGCTATATAAGTCGAAGCTCATACAAGTTGGCCAAAACACCACCTTTattaaagaaagatatattgGGAAACACAAGTAAAGCAAGGAAGTCAAGAGCAGGATGTCCTTGTCAGCATCACTTTCATCAGTACATGTTGAAAAAACAGTTTTGGACATCAAAAATTTAAGGAGGGAAACAAGTTGCACTATCTCTTACTAAGAAGATAGAGAAAGCCACATGGGGGAGTTATACAGAAAGCCACAAATGTTGTTTAAGAAACCCTTTCAGAAGACCAAGAGCTTGTTCCTCAAAACTCTACATAATCTCAATTCATTTCTCTTTAAAAGTCACCACAAGTTACCTAAAGTTTGTCACTTCAATCCCTTCTTCTCTCGAAGCAACCGAATTCCAAGCAGCATTATTCAAGAATTGGATGAATTCTACAGAGACTTTGCGCAACAATTGGAATATCGCGAACAAAATGAGGTCCCGGAGAGAAACAACATCGATGAAGAATCATTAAACAACACTATGAAAGACCGGATACAAAGAGAAACAATCAGTGAAGAAAGAAAGGGAGATGACTTCTTTCGGAACAAGAGTAAAGGTGAGATTTTAGCGCAGAAGATGAAGGAACTAGACATGATGGATGAGGAAGATTTGGATCAAATGCTGGACATAAGAGAAGTGCTCTACTACTACTCTCATCTAAAATGTCCAGTTTACCTTGACATTGTTGACAGGTATTTCATGGGAATGTATAATGAGTTATCACTTCCACAGACATTCATCAATGTCAATAGTTCAGTGTGAATCTTGGTTGTATTAAATTCTAAAAACTACAGTGAAAAATGCAAGTTTTCCAGCTGAGCCAACTTTTTTATGTATGCTTATTTCCATGCCATGGATTTCTATATTGAAAATTTTCGGAAATGCTTATAAGATGCGAGTTGATTTATCATGTGGTCACTCACCTAATAATTAATATCTCATAAAGTGACTTTCTTTGTTGAAGAAAATCGGAATCAAGAAGAAAGGTGGCTTTCTGAGTTAGTAGGTGTTAGTTGAACGACCATCCGAGAAATCAACCCTATTACCTCTGTATTTCTTGAGCAGGTTTCTTTACAATGTCAACTGAGTTATTTCAGGGGCAGAGCCACCTTTAGCGGAGGGTGGTCAGATGCTCACTCTTAACATAGGTGAGAATAAAATTTGCACCCTCCGCGAAAtacctggctccgccactgagtTATTTGACAATGCGGGTATACATCAGTAATATTTTGGCTGGAATTTGCGTCAAGAAGCATCAAATAGCAGAGTGATTAGTGATATTTACCATATGCAAAACTAAAGAATTGCAACACATTTCTGTCCTTTATGCCGATAAATAGCCGTCGAAGAGCAGCTTCATTATTAAAACACTTTAAATTTCATAACAAGAACGAAACTGTCCCATGGCGGACGTATCGCTAGTGAAACGGATAAAGAAGGCTGTCTCATCACGTATAATGGCCGATGCACGAGTTGGCAATTTTGTTGAATCCCAGATCCTTGAATTCGTTTGGAGTATACTGTATAGATGAAACTTGAATTCGTTTGGAGTATACTGTATAGATGAAAGCTACAATTTCACAGAAAGTGACACAAAATGTTATAATCTTGGATGTTAAACCATGTCCACAGGAAGTGAAGTTGATAAGAAAAGACTGATATCACATTTCAGCTTGAGGCATATTCATTAATGCTGAGGCTTTGTGATGGTATAGAAACCACAAAGAACC
The Capsicum annuum cultivar UCD-10X-F1 chromosome 6, UCD10Xv1.1, whole genome shotgun sequence DNA segment above includes these coding regions:
- the LOC107876155 gene encoding ATP-dependent DNA helicase DDX11 — its product is MEERREFPGFPYEPYSIQLDFMKALYQSLNKGGVAMLESPTGTGKTLSIICSALQWLVDKKQHQKNHVDSSSNFSGKKEDELGVDDEPDWMRNFVIKNDTKSPEKKTKEKKKMGFNKKIDRKGERENVRDLVSNRGEKAEDTDIEKVNNLQTKHEDEGMDEEEFLVEEYESEDENGGRLKRRGGGVSVNSSSEEEKDEDSMEDEEDEARPKIYFCSRTHSQLSQFIKELRKTKFADEVKVVCLGSRKNFCINQEVLKLGSSTQINERCLELQKSRKKEISKKSKTKNTGAGGRVRRSKTSSGCPMLRNHKRGKEFRSEASQQGPLDIEDLVQIGHDFKTCPYYGSRSLVHTADLVVLPYQSLLSKSSRESLGLSLKDSVIVVDEAHNLADSLVSMYNSKITLSQLELVHSHLESYFIHFCNLLGPGNRRYIQIMMVLTRAFLQVLRNEDCQSNFDPVSNAEGSKTGFESSMAINEFLFSQNIDNINLFKLVRYIEESTIMHKVCGYRNKLAFSEEVSASKNDGESSHDESALSGFQALVSILLSLTNKDGDGRIIISRTKPKCSMEQGGFLKYVMLTGEKIFSEILNQAHAVILAGGTLQPIEETKERLFPWLPPDQLHFFSCGHIIPSENILPIVVPQGPSGHSFDFSYSVRSSSVMIQELGLLISNLVNIVPEGMVLFFSSFDYEGQVYDAWKESGIIGRIMKKKRIFREPRSSTDVETVLKEYKETIDALSHNSSKRNPESRNGAILLAIVGGKVSEGINFSDGMGRCMVMVGLPYPNPADIELMERIKHIEGFDTSVGKNTKFQAERSWYSGDAQAGLHILKSCKHRGKQYYENLCMKAVNQSIGRAIRHINDYAAILLVDKRYTYDPSERNFSHSTNKLPQWIKGHLVSGTKNYGELQRLLHQFFKFHKGKEDNR
- the LOC107876157 gene encoding uncharacterized protein LOC107876157 — protein: MGELYRKPQMLFKKPFQKTKSLFLKTLHNLNSFLFKSHHKLPKVCHFNPFFSRSNRIPSSIIQELDEFYRDFAQQLEYREQNEVPERNNIDEESLNNTMKDRIQRETISEERKGDDFFRNKSKGEILAQKMKELDMMDEEDLDQMLDIREVLYYYSHLKCPVYLDIVDRYFMGMYNELSLPQTFINVNSSV